The following proteins are encoded in a genomic region of Buchnera aphidicola (Aphis nerii):
- the argE gene encoding acetylornithine deacetylase, which translates to MKRKIPSFIKIYESLIKIPTISSENKLIDQSNKILIDLLANYLSEFNFSINIQNIPNTNKFNMISSFGVGPGGLLLSGHTDTVDYDEKTWTKDPFKLIEKNNKIYGLGTVDMKGFFAFLLDVISSMNMKKIKKPLYIVATANEETDMSGAKYFSQNTNITPDCIIIGEPTSLKLVKAHKGHISYTIDIIGDTGHSSSPNGINSIEIAYEIIKQLIDLKKYLQEKYLHKDFSIAYPTMNFGSIHGGNAVNKICSLCSITLEIRPIPKLGLKKLEILLKEKLKKIKKKWPNRIFLNNLFFPVPSYELSKKHELLIKKIENFCNIESTTVNYCTEAPFLKEIAPTLILGPGSIEQAHRPNEYLNCEFIAPTKHIIKKLITKFCY; encoded by the coding sequence ATGAAAAGAAAGATACCTTCTTTTATCAAAATATATGAATCGTTAATTAAAATACCTACTATCAGTAGTGAAAATAAATTAATAGATCAAAGTAATAAAATTTTGATTGATTTATTAGCAAATTATTTATCAGAATTTAATTTTTCAATAAACATACAAAATATACCCAATACAAATAAATTTAATATGATTTCTTCATTTGGAGTAGGACCTGGAGGTTTATTATTATCTGGTCATACAGACACTGTTGACTACGATGAAAAAACATGGACTAAAGATCCTTTTAAATTAATTGAAAAAAATAATAAAATATATGGATTAGGTACAGTAGATATGAAAGGATTTTTTGCTTTTTTATTAGACGTTATATCTTCTATGAACATGAAAAAAATTAAAAAACCACTTTATATAGTTGCTACTGCTAATGAAGAAACTGACATGTCTGGAGCAAAATATTTTTCTCAAAATACAAATATTACACCAGACTGTATTATTATTGGTGAACCAACATCTTTAAAACTTGTAAAAGCTCATAAAGGTCATATTTCATATACAATTGATATTATTGGTGATACTGGACATTCTAGCAGTCCTAATGGTATTAATAGTATTGAAATCGCATATGAAATAATCAAACAATTAATTGATTTGAAAAAATATCTACAAGAAAAATATTTACATAAAGATTTTTCTATCGCGTATCCAACAATGAATTTTGGTTCTATACATGGTGGTAATGCAGTTAATAAAATTTGTTCATTATGTAGCATAACTTTAGAAATACGACCTATACCAAAATTAGGATTAAAAAAACTTGAAATATTATTAAAAGAAAAACTAAAAAAAATTAAAAAAAAATGGCCAAATCGAATTTTTTTAAATAATCTTTTTTTTCCTGTACCCTCATATGAACTATCTAAAAAACATGAACTACTAATAAAAAAAATAGAAAATTTCTGTAATATTGAGTCTACAACTGTAAATTATTGTACAGAAGCACCATTTTTAAAAGAAATTGCACCTACATTAATTTTAGGACCAGGATCAATTGAACAAGCACATCGTCCAAATGAATATTTAAATTGTGAATTTATTGCTCCTACAAAACATATTATAAAAAAATTAATAACAAAATTTTGCTATTAA
- the argB gene encoding acetylglutamate kinase, which translates to MNPLVIKLGGVLLESKNSMMGLFQAIYDYQKSNKRNILIVHGGGRLIDNLMNKLSLPVNKKNGLRITPSEHINIITGALAGTANKILLAWALKNKINAVGLCLSDGLSTNIEILDKDLGHVGKVKPGSPIFLLNLFEQGILPIISSIGITNDGELMNVNADLAATALARTLEANLILLSDISSILDGKGQRIKEINNIQSKKLISQGIITNGMIVKVNAALDASKKLNRSVDIASWQNIEDLKLLFNGINIGTRVLA; encoded by the coding sequence ATTAATCCATTAGTTATTAAATTAGGTGGAGTTCTGTTAGAAAGTAAAAATTCAATGATGGGTTTATTTCAAGCGATTTATGACTATCAAAAGTCTAATAAAAGAAACATTTTAATTGTTCATGGAGGAGGCCGATTAATAGACAATTTAATGAATAAATTATCGTTACCAGTGAATAAAAAAAATGGTTTACGAATTACTCCTTCTGAACATATTAATATTATTACAGGTGCATTAGCTGGAACAGCAAATAAAATTCTTTTAGCGTGGGCATTAAAAAATAAAATTAATGCTGTAGGACTATGCTTATCTGATGGATTGAGTACAAACATAGAAATATTAGATAAAGATTTAGGACATGTAGGAAAAGTTAAACCTGGATCCCCAATTTTTTTGTTGAATTTATTTGAGCAAGGCATTTTACCAATTATTAGTTCTATAGGTATTACTAATGATGGTGAGTTAATGAATGTAAATGCAGATTTAGCTGCAACAGCATTAGCAAGGACTTTAGAAGCTAATTTAATTTTATTATCAGACATTAGTTCAATATTAGATGGTAAAGGACAAAGAATTAAAGAAATCAATAATATTCAATCTAAAAAATTGATTTCTCAAGGAATTATTACTAATGGTATGATTGTGAAAGTAAATGCAGCTTTAGATGCATCTAAAAAATTAAATCGTTCCGTAGATATAGCTAGTTGGCAAAATATAGAAGATTTAAAGTTATTGTTTAATGGTATAAATATTGGGACACGAGTATTAGCATAG
- the argC gene encoding N-acetyl-gamma-glutamyl-phosphate reductase → MLNVLIVGASGYSGAELVNYINRHKFAKIIKIFVSKDSINIGKLFSNLHPEYTNIINLSFESIENFSLVKEHIDVVFLATDHKVSHNLVPFFIKHNCVIIDLSGAYRMSNIDVYLEYYGFIHQYKNILRKSVYGLAEWNKEKIQEAKIIAVPGCYATCIQLALKPLIESSVLSKSYPPVINAISGVSGAGKNPNIHNSFCEVSLSPYNIFTHRHTPEIIEHLGVPVIFIPHLGSFSRGIIATITCKLKTNLKLSDIYDIYNTFYKEKRLIRIYRNTLPSIKGIVKLPFCDIGFTIDNKYLVIVTAEDNLLKGAAAQAIQCFNIRFGFSEIESII, encoded by the coding sequence ATGTTAAATGTTTTAATTGTTGGTGCTAGTGGATACTCTGGAGCAGAGTTAGTTAATTATATTAATCGTCATAAATTTGCTAAAATAATAAAGATATTTGTTTCTAAAGATAGTATTAATATAGGTAAATTATTTTCCAACTTACATCCTGAATATACAAATATTATAAATTTGTCGTTTGAATCTATTGAAAATTTTAGCTTGGTTAAAGAACATATAGATGTTGTATTTTTAGCTACAGATCACAAAGTTAGCCATAATTTAGTACCTTTTTTTATTAAACACAATTGTGTTATTATAGATTTATCTGGTGCTTATAGAATGAGTAATATTGATGTTTATTTAGAATATTATGGTTTTATTCATCAATATAAAAATATTTTAAGAAAATCTGTTTATGGTTTGGCTGAATGGAATAAAGAAAAAATTCAAGAAGCAAAAATAATTGCTGTTCCAGGTTGTTATGCTACCTGTATACAATTAGCATTAAAACCTTTAATAGAATCAAGCGTACTATCTAAATCGTATCCTCCTGTAATTAATGCTATTAGTGGTGTTAGTGGAGCTGGTAAAAATCCTAATATTCATAATAGTTTTTGCGAAGTGAGTTTATCTCCATATAATATTTTTACTCATCGACATACCCCAGAAATTATAGAACATTTAGGTGTTCCAGTTATTTTTATACCGCATTTAGGTTCATTTTCTAGGGGTATTATTGCAACTATTACATGCAAATTAAAAACAAATCTTAAATTATCTGATATATATGATATATATAATACTTTTTATAAAGAAAAACGATTAATAAGAATATATCGAAATACACTTCCAAGTATTAAAGGAATAGTAAAGTTACCATTTTGTGATATTGGATTTACTATTGATAATAAATATCTTGTTATTGTGACTGCTGAAGATAATTTATTAAAAGGCGCAGCTGCTCAAGCAATACAGTGTTTTAATATTCGTTTTGGATTTTCTGAAATAGAATCAATTATTTAA
- the metF gene encoding methylenetetrahydrofolate reductase, whose translation MSFLKNKYHQDIIDQKLNSLNRLVQCSFEFFPPKNIHLEDKLFSSVMKLNELRPFFFSVTYGANSGEREKTYKIVKQIHEKTSVTTAPHLTCVDSTPNELKKLAKYYWNNGIRSIFALRGDSNNKNHLHKMHAYDLVVLLKKIADFDISVAAYPEIHPEAKDAQSDILNLKKKVDAGANRAITQFFFNTESYLRFRDSCIKYNINVEIIPGILPIYNFEQLKRFANMTNVSIPYWMFEIFDGLTNDLVTQKIIGASITIDIVNILFKEGVKNFHFYTLNQAEVIYSICRLFGL comes from the coding sequence ATGAGTTTTTTAAAAAACAAATATCATCAAGATATTATTGATCAAAAATTAAATAGTTTGAATAGATTAGTACAGTGTTCTTTTGAGTTTTTCCCGCCTAAAAATATACATTTAGAAGACAAGTTATTTTCTTCTGTAATGAAATTAAATGAATTACGGCCATTTTTTTTTTCTGTGACCTATGGAGCAAATAGTGGCGAACGTGAAAAAACATATAAAATTGTAAAACAAATACATGAAAAAACAAGTGTTACAACAGCTCCTCATTTAACTTGTGTTGATTCTACACCAAATGAATTAAAAAAATTAGCAAAATATTATTGGAATAATGGCATACGAAGTATATTTGCATTAAGAGGTGATTCTAATAATAAAAATCATTTACACAAAATGCATGCTTACGATTTAGTTGTTTTATTAAAGAAAATAGCTGATTTTGATATTTCTGTTGCAGCGTATCCAGAAATACATCCAGAAGCAAAAGATGCTCAATCTGATATTTTAAATTTAAAAAAGAAAGTAGATGCAGGTGCTAATAGAGCTATTACTCAGTTTTTTTTTAATACCGAAAGTTATTTGCGTTTTCGAGATAGTTGTATTAAATATAATATAAATGTTGAAATTATACCTGGTATTTTACCGATTTACAATTTTGAACAATTAAAACGATTTGCTAATATGACTAATGTTAGTATTCCATATTGGATGTTTGAGATTTTTGATGGATTAACCAATGATTTAGTCACTCAAAAAATTATAGGTGCAAGTATAACAATAGATATTGTAAACATTTTATTTAAAGAAGGTGTAAAAAATTTTCATTTTTATACTTTGAATCAAGCAGAAGTAATATATTCTATATGCCGGTTATTTGGTTTATAA
- the secE gene encoding preprotein translocase subunit SecE has protein sequence MNIHTPNQKKCKNIEKIKWIFIFINFFLCILIDFYLNKINTLIRISLIIFLISCTISIFICTEKGKSILLYINSSKSEIQKIIWPKYKETLYTTFVIIFVTIFMSLFLWGLDSIIFRLIAFIISLRL, from the coding sequence ATGAATATACACACTCCCAATCAAAAAAAATGTAAAAATATAGAAAAAATAAAGTGGATTTTTATATTTATAAATTTTTTTTTATGTATACTAATTGATTTTTATTTAAATAAAATAAATACTTTAATTCGAATTTCATTAATAATTTTTTTAATTAGTTGTACAATTAGTATTTTTATTTGTACAGAAAAAGGAAAATCTATTTTATTATATATAAATTCATCAAAAAGTGAGATACAAAAAATAATATGGCCTAAATATAAAGAAACTTTATATACTACATTTGTAATTATTTTTGTAACAATATTTATGTCACTATTTTTATGGGGTCTAGATAGTATTATATTTCGTTTAATAGCATTTATTATTAGTTTAAGGTTATAA
- the murB gene encoding UDP-N-acetylmuramate dehydrogenase, whose translation MNKNRIYQKSLKDLNTFSIDVIAKKIIFVRTIQSLIKIYKKCNLFNIPYIILGEGSNVLFLENYKGIVIINRIKGITVKEKKHSWLLHVFSGEKWHDLVKYTLRMGFFGLENLALIPGCLGSAAIQNIGAYGLEFKNICQYVDIICLENAKIIRIEKKLCKFSYRDSIFKYKYKEKYAILAVGIKILKKWNPIIFTSLLKNINISKINPYRIYNNICKIRKKKLPNLNKLGNAGSFFKNPVISKKDAKQILSLYSNIPYYSQINGYIKISAAWLIEKYNFNNIQIGDAAIYKKQKLILVNLKKANPRDILKLAKIIQKSILKKFKIWLEPEIEFINSLGKIKLLNKKNNF comes from the coding sequence ATGAATAAAAATCGAATTTATCAAAAATCTTTAAAAGATTTAAATACATTCTCTATAGATGTAATAGCAAAAAAAATTATTTTTGTCAGAACTATTCAGTCATTAATTAAAATTTATAAAAAATGTAATTTATTTAACATTCCTTATATAATCTTAGGAGAAGGTAGCAACGTGCTATTTCTAGAAAATTATAAAGGAATAGTTATTATTAATAGAATTAAAGGAATTACAGTAAAAGAAAAAAAACATTCTTGGTTATTACATGTTTTTTCAGGTGAAAAATGGCACGATTTAGTTAAATATACATTAAGAATGGGATTTTTTGGATTAGAAAATTTAGCATTAATCCCAGGTTGCTTAGGATCTGCAGCAATTCAAAATATTGGTGCATATGGTTTAGAATTTAAAAATATATGTCAATATGTTGATATTATTTGTTTAGAAAATGCTAAAATAATAAGAATTGAAAAAAAATTATGCAAATTTTCTTATCGTGATAGTATTTTCAAATACAAATATAAAGAAAAATATGCAATACTTGCCGTTGGTATAAAAATATTAAAAAAATGGAATCCTATTATTTTTACATCACTTCTAAAAAATATCAATATAAGTAAAATAAATCCTTATAGGATATATAATAATATTTGTAAAATTAGAAAAAAGAAATTACCTAACCTTAATAAATTAGGAAATGCAGGTAGTTTTTTTAAAAACCCTGTTATTTCTAAAAAAGATGCAAAACAAATTTTATCTTTATATAGTAATATACCATATTATTCACAAATTAATGGATATATAAAAATTTCAGCTGCTTGGTTGATTGAAAAATATAATTTCAATAATATTCAAATTGGAGATGCAGCTATTTATAAGAAACAAAAACTTATATTAGTTAATCTAAAAAAAGCAAATCCAAGAGACATTTTAAAATTAGCAAAAATAATACAAAAATCTATTTTAAAAAAATTTAAAATATGGTTAGAACCTGAAATAGAATTTATTAATTCTTTAGGAAAAATAAAATTATTAAATAAAAAAAATAATTTTTAA